TGTCCGCTTTATAATAGATCATCCGGCCGGTTGCTGCCGGCTGCCCGCCCTCCATGAGCAGAAAATGATGCACATGCTCACTGATAGCATCATATTCGTCGATTTCCTCTTCTACCGGCACCTTCTGTTCTTCCACAAATACCTTCTTGCGGATCTCCAGCGCCATTTGAAGCTGCTCCTCTGTAGTAACATGTACGATTTCCACTGCCATCCCCTGGCTCCTCTCTGTAGGTCCAATCAATATGGAGCATTATACAGAATTATTAATATTCTGTATAGAGCCTGAGCGTTTCGGGGCAAGGCCAGCGGGCAGGGAGACTGTACTCAGGGAGTGTCATAGACCTCCTCGGGAATCGGGCGGTCATACACATCCCGCAGAACCGGCGAGGTCAGGCTATCCCGTGAATTCAGACTTCCGTCTAGTCCGGTCATGTTGTGCACATCCGTATATTCAGGAATCTCCTTGCCTGACGCACATCCGGCGATTCCCAGAAGGAGACACGCTCCAATCCATAATAGACATACTCTTGCCATACGCATTGTTGTTACCCCCTTATCCTTCTCGGCTCTTTACAGCTTTGACGAAACGGGAGGTTCATAAACGAAGCTCTACAGATTTACATTGCCAACCACATGGACAAGATACATCATACCCCCGAGAACTCCAGCAAGGACAAAATACGCCGCCCCATATCTCCAGCGGGAAGCAGCCGGCACATCATAGTACTTATCATTGTCATAAACAGTGAAGCTGATCTCACAGGTCATCTTCAAGTGAAGGCTGGCGTCCACATACAGCTGGTCGAGCTGCACGACTTTGACTTTTCCGATCAGCGACTGTACCGGCAGGGTCGTCGTTCCATAGTAATCCAGGTTATCCCAGCGTACCCCGACGAACTGCTGGCGGTTCAAATCACTGTAGGTGGTGAACGGCAGCTCCCGTTTATGCTCGGGGCCGGGGATCAGGTACCCTTGCTCCTGCAGATCCTCTATGGGGATCAGGAAGCTTTTAAGCACCGTATGCATCTGATTCTTCGTACGCCGGCTGATGTACTTCTTATACATATCATAGGCGAACATTACCCAGATGATGCCGAACAGGATAGATTTCAAATAGATGATTACAGCTAAGCCTCCAATGAGCCCTACCAGCCATAACCAGCGGGTAACTGCCGTGGCAATTCTCCCCCCGTCCAGCGGATGGATCGGCAGCAGATTAATCAAATTCAGGAAGAAGCCGATGTAGGCCAGTGAATATAACAAGGGGCTATGATAATAATAGGCTGCTCCGAACACAATCAGTGCACCGATACTCCCCAATATAGGACCGCCAAAAGCGACATAAGCTTCCTCCCTGGCATCCAGCGGCTGCTTCTTCATCGTAATCAGTGCGCCCATAAAAGGAATGAACAACGGAGCGCTTACCGGCAGTCCGATCCGCTTGGCAGCGATCACATGGCCGATCTCATGAACGAATAATAACGCAACGAAGCCCACAGCGAATTGCCATGGCGAAATTAGTGCATAGGCCCAGATCGATACCATCATGGAGATCAGCGGACCTGCGATTTTGCCCAGCTTGAGCAGAGAGATGATGGCTTTTCCCTTAAGCAGCAGCAATACCGCCCCACTGCCCAGCCATCCCCATGCGCCTGAGCTTTTTTTCTCCTGTTTGTTTTCCTGCAATAGTCTCAATCTCCTTTTGATCTCTCTTACTCTCTACTGTCGCACAGGAGTGCGGTGGATTGCAAATAGACTTATGATGTTGACAAATCTCCCGGGCTGCATATATGATATCCAGTAATTAGGATACCACAATAGCTGCGAAGAGAAAGAGTCCCTCGGCAATTCTTCCACAGAGAGCTCCGGCCGGTGAAAAGGAGCAAAGAAAACCCTTGGGAATATGGTCTCAGAGCTGCGCACCGAAACCTGGCATTAACGGGTCGTAGGCTGCGCCGGAACCCGCATCCGTTACCATGCTAGGGTATACCCGCATTTTTATGCGGTCGTACCTGAAGAGGTGAATGCCGCGAGGCATTGATGAATTTGGGTGGTAACACGTGAGCACAGGCTCTCGTCCCTTTGGGGGATGAGTGCCTTTTTTGCGTCCAATGAATTTGAGGAGGAGAGAGAGATATGACTAACATTTTTATCGGAGGGGCTTGGCCTTATGCCAACGGCTCCCTGCATCTGGGCAGACTCGCCAGCATTCTTCCGGGAGATATTCTGGCCCGCTACCACCGTGCCAAAGGTGACGCTGTACTCTATGTATCCGGCAGTGACTGTCACGGCACCCCCGTTGCTGTACAGGCGGCGCAGGAGGGTGTAACGCCGGGCGAATTCGCCAGCCGGTATCATGAGGAGTTCGCCGATTGCTTCCGCACCTTAGGCTTCACTTATGACTTGTATACCCGGACCGATCAGGCACATCACCACAGCACGGTACAGGAGCTGTTTCTTAAGTTGCTGGATCACGGGTATCTGTACCAGAAATCCAGTCTCCAGTGCTATTGTGAGCAGGACCAGCGCTTCTTGCCGGACCGTTATGTCCATGGCCTCTGCCCGGTCTGCGGACAGCATGCCCGGGGAGATCAATGCGATTACTGTTCAACAATTCTCGATCCGGCGGATCTGCTGGAACGCACATGTGCCCTCTGCGGCACTGCGCCTGTGCTGCGCTCTACTCAGCATTACTATCTGTCGCTGTCCAGCTTCCAGCAAGCACTCACAGAATATGCTGATTCCGCGCAGGGCTGGAGAGATAATGCCGTCCGGCTAACCCGCAGATATCTGCAGGAAGGTCTGCAGGACCGTGCAGCAACACGCGATCTGGACTGGGGCGTGGATGTGCCCACTCCCGGCTTCGCAGACAAGAAAATCTATGTCTGGATCGAAGCGGTCAGCGGCTATCTGTCCGCCAGCAAGCAGTGGGCGGCGGAGACAGGCAACCGGTGGGAGGATTTCTGGTCTATAACATCCGCACAAAATAACGATGGGCAGCCGCCAATAACCGCTTACTATGTGCATGGGAAGGACAATATTCCTTTTCACAGCCTGATCTGGCCGGCTCTCCTGCTCGGAGCTGAGGAACTGCATCTGCCGGACCGGATCTTCTCTTCTGAATATCTGACCCTGGAAGGGCAGAAATTCTCCACCAGCCGCAATTGGGCGGTCTGGGTGCCGGATATTCTCAGCAGGTATGACCCGGACTCGGTCCGTTATTTCCTGACGGCGAACGGTCCCGAGAAGCGGGATGCCAACTTCTCCTGGAGAGAGTTCGTCTATAGCCATAACAGCGAGCTGCTGGGCGCGTTCGGCAATTTCGTCAACCGCAGCCTCGTGTTCCTGAATAAGTCCTGGAATGGCAGAGTTCCAGACGGAGTTTTGGACGAAGTATGGGTTGGCAGTCTGGAGCAGCTGTATAAGGAAGCAGGAAGTCTGATTGAGGCCGGACATTTCAAGGAAGCTCTGGAATTCATCTTCTCGCATATCCGCCAGGCCAACAAATATTTCGATGAACAGCAGCCTTGGCTCCAAATCAAGCATGATCCTGCTGCCGGGGGCAACACGCTGTACACCTGTGTTCAGATTATTGCCAACCTGGCAAACCTGCTGAACCCGTTCATTCCTTTCTCCTGCGAGAAGATTAGAGGCTTCCTATCCATAGAACAGCCTGTATGGCACCCGGTATCCATCCTTGCAGGGCAGCCTATATTGGAGCTTAAATTACTGTTTGAGCGGATAGAGGTGCAGCGGATCGAAGAGGAGCTGGAGCGGATGGGGATGGATTAAAAAAGCGTTCTTCCCGCATACCGCTCACTAAAGCAAGCGGCGCAGGCAAAAACGCTCCGGGAAAAAAATAGGAATGGATGCACAGCAGCTGTCCGCTCTGTGTGATAACTTAGTTCTGGCCGGGGTAACGTGCTCCGGCTGCAATTCCTTGCGGGGATATCCGCTCAATCCGTGCGAGATCCTCTGCCGTCAATGTAACCTGAAGCGCTCCGAGGTTCTCTTGTAACCGCTCCAGCCGCTTCGTGCCGGGGATCGGTACAATCCGCTCTCCTTGTGCTAGAAGCCAGGCCAGAGCAAGCTGTGCCGGGGCGCAGCCCTTCTCGGCTGCCATCTGCCCGATCAACGAGACGACCTCCAGGTTCCGGGTGAAGTTCTCTCCCTGGAACCGCGGGTAATGGCGGCGGTAATCATCCTCCGGCAGATCATCGAAGCTCTTGATCTGTCCAGTCAGAAAACCGCGGCCCAGCGGGCTATAAGGAACGAAGCCGATGCCCAGCTCCTTGACCAGCGGCAGAATCTCATCCTCCACCTCCCTGCTCCAGAGTGAATACTCTGTCTGCAGGGCGGTCAACGGATGCACCGCGTGTGCCCGGCGGATCAATTCAGGCGAGGCCTCGGATAAGCCGATAAAGCGGATCTTCCCTTCCTTGACGAGGTCAGCCAGGGTACCGGCGGTTTCCTCAATTGGGGTGTTCGGATCAGGACGGTGCTGATAGTACAGATCGATATAATCTGTGCCGAGTTGATAGAGGCTGGCATCTACGGATTTTTTGATATAGGCCGGATCTCCCTTGGTTCCCTGAGTATGCGTAATGCCGAATTTGGTCGCAATCACCGCCTGATCTCTCCGGCCCTTAAGCGCCCGTCCGAGAAGCCGTTCATTGCCGCCGAAGCGCTGCTGCTCGAAGGCTCCATAGATATCCGCTGTGTCCAGCAGAGTTACGCCCAGATCAAGCGCACCATGAATGGTTCTTACAGACTCTTCATTATCAGGCATCATCATCGTTCCGAGTCCCAGAGCTGATACGCTCAGCCCTTCGTTACCGAGTATTCTTGTATGCATATGGTTGCCTCCCTCTGTCCCTGTAATAGATCTTTCGAACATGTCTTATTCTAACCGTCCTGCCATGGAGCAGCCACAGTACGTTCATACTAGTAAGATCATTACCAGGGAGCAGCGGAAAACGTATGGGGTATGTCCCTCACAGAATCGTCTGCTACGTCATAACAGGGGTATAGATACAAATATGCAGGCCCGGGTGATCCGCCAGATTTGCCATCGAATTGATATCGTATACGACAGGCTGACTTGTACCAAGGCTCTCTATGACCACACGGTTGACCCTTTTGCCCTGAATATTGTGCTGCTTCCACATCCCGGCGAAATCTGCACTGTCCTCCAAGAGCTGATCGACCATCTCCTTGTGCCAGGGATCATGCAGGTTCAAGTCATAATAGGTTCTGTACACACCTACTGAATGTAGGGCGAACTCCTCCCAGTTCAGCATCCGGCGGCGCAGCTCCAGATCCAGGAACAGAAGACGCATCATAATGCGCTCTGAAGCAGACAGACCTCCGAAATCACTTAGCACTTCACTCGCTTTATCATTCCAGGCCAGCACCTCAGACCGCTCATTCGTTATAAAAGACGGATAAGTCAATTGGCGGATAATATCCCGCCACTGCGGGTTCAGCTCCGGATTGACCGTATCTATAGAAGCAAGTGTATCCGGCAAGCCAGGATTCCAAAGCTCAAACAGGTGCTTGCGCTCATCTGCCGACAACCGCAGCGCCTGACTGAGACTCTCCATGACCTCTCTGGAAGCGGTAACCTCCCTGCCCTGCTCCAGCCATGTATAATAAGTGCTGCTGAGGCCGGCCAGAACCGCAACCTCCTCCCGCCGCAGACCTGGCGTTCTGCGCTGACTGTTCGTTTCCTTGATGCCTGCAGCTGCTGGCTGCAGACGGTCCCGCCGTGATCTCAGGTAGTCGCCAAGACGCTTAAACCTCGTAATCTCATTACTCATGAGCTGGGCCTCCTTTCAGCCAATCGTGTGTCTATTCTACCAGAAATACGATTAAGATTGATTCACAGATGCTTCACATATTCACATACTCTCGCATATAGCGTGGGGTAGATCCCCGGGTAGGTCACCGCCTGCGGCAGCTCGCTGAAGCTTCGAAGCTCCGCCATTTCGAACGGGGGCATAGCTCCGAACCTTTTGACATCTGCATAATACAACATTCCGTAGCTCTCTCCCAGCTCATCACTGCTGACCGAATAGATGCATAGCGGATGCAGCTCATAATCTTCGGCGCCTGTCTCTTCATAGAGCTCTCTTACCGCAGCTTCCCCGGGGCTCTCCCCCGCCTCAATATGCCCCCCGGCAAATTCCCAGGTGGACCGCTCACGCTGCCGCACAAGCACCCAATCTTCGCCTTGCTTCATAAAAATCACCACATATTTTAGACTCACCCCAGGGCGCTCCGCTTCATGTAACGTTACGATCATGATAGAATTTCACCTTTTATGTTGTTGGTTAAGGAACTTCCAGACAAGCGCTATTATTGTAATATACTACGGATGGGGTGTCGTGGGTTTTTGTCACTCTTTAAATATCCATAAAAAAAGAAACTATAACATTGCATTAGACACATAAAGTCATCTGCTGCCAAACGTCAATA
The window above is part of the Paenibacillus sp. FSL H8-0048 genome. Proteins encoded here:
- a CDS encoding site-2 protease family protein; translation: MQENKQEKKSSGAWGWLGSGAVLLLLKGKAIISLLKLGKIAGPLISMMVSIWAYALISPWQFAVGFVALLFVHEIGHVIAAKRIGLPVSAPLFIPFMGALITMKKQPLDAREEAYVAFGGPILGSIGALIVFGAAYYYHSPLLYSLAYIGFFLNLINLLPIHPLDGGRIATAVTRWLWLVGLIGGLAVIIYLKSILFGIIWVMFAYDMYKKYISRRTKNQMHTVLKSFLIPIEDLQEQGYLIPGPEHKRELPFTTYSDLNRQQFVGVRWDNLDYYGTTTLPVQSLIGKVKVVQLDQLYVDASLHLKMTCEISFTVYDNDKYYDVPAASRWRYGAAYFVLAGVLGGMMYLVHVVGNVNL
- the metG gene encoding methionine--tRNA ligase produces the protein MTNIFIGGAWPYANGSLHLGRLASILPGDILARYHRAKGDAVLYVSGSDCHGTPVAVQAAQEGVTPGEFASRYHEEFADCFRTLGFTYDLYTRTDQAHHHSTVQELFLKLLDHGYLYQKSSLQCYCEQDQRFLPDRYVHGLCPVCGQHARGDQCDYCSTILDPADLLERTCALCGTAPVLRSTQHYYLSLSSFQQALTEYADSAQGWRDNAVRLTRRYLQEGLQDRAATRDLDWGVDVPTPGFADKKIYVWIEAVSGYLSASKQWAAETGNRWEDFWSITSAQNNDGQPPITAYYVHGKDNIPFHSLIWPALLLGAEELHLPDRIFSSEYLTLEGQKFSTSRNWAVWVPDILSRYDPDSVRYFLTANGPEKRDANFSWREFVYSHNSELLGAFGNFVNRSLVFLNKSWNGRVPDGVLDEVWVGSLEQLYKEAGSLIEAGHFKEALEFIFSHIRQANKYFDEQQPWLQIKHDPAAGGNTLYTCVQIIANLANLLNPFIPFSCEKIRGFLSIEQPVWHPVSILAGQPILELKLLFERIEVQRIEEELERMGMD
- a CDS encoding aldo/keto reductase encodes the protein MHTRILGNEGLSVSALGLGTMMMPDNEESVRTIHGALDLGVTLLDTADIYGAFEQQRFGGNERLLGRALKGRRDQAVIATKFGITHTQGTKGDPAYIKKSVDASLYQLGTDYIDLYYQHRPDPNTPIEETAGTLADLVKEGKIRFIGLSEASPELIRRAHAVHPLTALQTEYSLWSREVEDEILPLVKELGIGFVPYSPLGRGFLTGQIKSFDDLPEDDYRRHYPRFQGENFTRNLEVVSLIGQMAAEKGCAPAQLALAWLLAQGERIVPIPGTKRLERLQENLGALQVTLTAEDLARIERISPQGIAAGARYPGQN
- a CDS encoding helix-turn-helix transcriptional regulator, producing MSNEITRFKRLGDYLRSRRDRLQPAAAGIKETNSQRRTPGLRREEVAVLAGLSSTYYTWLEQGREVTASREVMESLSQALRLSADERKHLFELWNPGLPDTLASIDTVNPELNPQWRDIIRQLTYPSFITNERSEVLAWNDKASEVLSDFGGLSASERIMMRLLFLDLELRRRMLNWEEFALHSVGVYRTYYDLNLHDPWHKEMVDQLLEDSADFAGMWKQHNIQGKRVNRVVIESLGTSQPVVYDINSMANLADHPGLHICIYTPVMT
- a CDS encoding NUDIX hydrolase; translation: MIVTLHEAERPGVSLKYVVIFMKQGEDWVLVRQRERSTWEFAGGHIEAGESPGEAAVRELYEETGAEDYELHPLCIYSVSSDELGESYGMLYYADVKRFGAMPPFEMAELRSFSELPQAVTYPGIYPTLYARVCEYVKHL